Genomic segment of Prochlorococcus marinus XMU1405:
TTTAAACTTCTTTGTTTGGAACACTTGCATTTAAAACTAACTTCTTGGGAACGAGCTTTTTCAGAGATTGATTTATCGTCAATATCGGGAAATATATTTCTAATTAACGAAAGAAGATTATCTTTTGACTTAAAAAGGTCTTCGCTGAAGGAATTAATTTCTTTACACCTTTCTTCAAGTAGTGATACAAGTAAAGGGTCAGTATCTTTTTTAGGTAGAACTTGAGCTAATAAACCACCACTACAAATAACACTTTTATTTTGAATTTTTTCTCCAATAAATACAGCAGAGGGAGTTTGCTCTGAATGATATAAATATGAAGCTAAGTCTTCAGCAATGTTTCCATTTACTAATTCAACAGTGCTTGTAAAGGGTTCTCCAAATCCACTATCTCTAATTACATTTAAATATCCTGTACCTAATGCTTTTGTAAAATCAAAAGAATATTTATTGTTGCCTATTTTGACTAGGTCTAATTCTAAATTAGGATTCCCTACATAACCCCTAACTTTTCCATCTCTACCTGCATCAACTAGTAATCCTTTTAAAGGCCCGTCAGATCTAACTCTTAAAGTAACTCTCCCATGCATTATCTTCATTGAGCTTGCTAAAAGCAGTGAAGCACTAAATGCTCTCCCTAAGATACAGGTGGTTAAATAAGAAAGGCCGTGTCTTTTTTTTGCTTCTAAAGAAGATTCTGTTGTTAAGACCGCAACTAATCTTATTCCTCCATTGGCTGCAGTAGCCCGAACTATCCTATCCTGCATGATTTTCTTTCATGAAATTTTTGATTTTCCCTTTTTCCAAGAATAATATCCTAGAAGGAATTCCCTCAAATAAGGCAGGTTCATGAGTAACAATAATAATTGTATTTTTATTTTTTAAATCAAGAATTAAATTCTTCACATCCTTTCTCATTAAATAGTCTAATCCAGCAGTTGGTTCATCAAGTAAAAGAATTGAGGGGTTTCTAAGTAGTTGAACTGCCACAGCTAACCGCCTTTGTTGTCCGCCACTTAGCTGTTCTGGTGGTTGAGTCAGATTAATTTTTTTCAAACCAACTTTATTTAAAACTATTTCTATATTTTTTTCTCTTAAAGATTTATGGCCTATTTTTAATTCTTTCCCAATGGTTGTACCTATAAAGTACCTTTCAGGAAATTGGAATACTACTCCACAAAACCATCTTCTTTGTCTAGAAGACAAAATTTTATTCTTCCAAGTAATTTTTCCTTTTTGTGGATTTGTTAATCCGCTTATTATTTCGAGTAGTGTTGTTTTCCCAGAACCACTATTGCCGCAAATTAAAATGATTTCATTTTCATGAACTTTTAAATTTAAATTGTCAATTATTTTTCTTTCACCAGTTTGGGGTTGATAAGATATTTCTTTTAAATCAAGCATTATTAATTAAGTTATAGGTATGAATTTGAATCTAGTAATAACTTACTTATAATAGCTGTAGATCTAAAAAGATATTAGTCTATATGAATATTATTTTTAGGGAAGTTGATCCTTTTAATTGCTGGATATGGATCAGGTTTTCAGAATCACCAACTCAAGATGAAAAAAATTATTTAGATGGTGTTTTTGATAGTTGGTACGTTTTAGGAAGGTTAGGTGGATTTAATTCTGAAAATTTGCAAACTCATGAAGAGGGTTCCGATCTAAGTTGGATGCCCTACGATAATGAACAAAAAAATGAATCTCTTCCAGCCTTAATGCATAATTTAGGAATTATGGAATATCAAAACCTGTGGGGAAGATGTTGGGTTGATTTTGGAACTTCAGACTCCATTTCAATAGATATATTAATTAATTCTTTGAATGAGATATCAAATAATTATGTAAAAATTGAAGAGTTAATAATTGGGGGTGAAAATAATGATTGGGCAATTGAAGAACATGAAGATTTAGTTTTCAAAGATTAAGTGTTTTATGGAAGACTTAACAAGATTAATTATTTCCCATGAGAGAATTGAAAATATTAAGAACAAAAACTTAGAACTTTCTAAAGAAGAGGCTCATTATTTAAATAAAGTAATGAGGATAAAAAATGGTAAAGAAATATTTATTGGTAACGGAGAGGGTTCATTATGGAAAGCTATAAAAGTTAAAAATGATTGTTTAGAAATAATTCAATTAAAAAAACCTTACTTATTTCAAGAACAAGAAATTTTCTTATTAGGTATAGCTGTTGTTATACCAAAAAGTGGGTTTGAGGATATTTTAAAAATGTGTACTGAAATAGGAATTGATTTTATACAGCCATTATTTTCAGAAAGACAGGTCAACAAAAATTTAAATTTTTCTAGAAAACTTTTGAGATGGAATTTAATTATCAAAGAAGCGGTTGAGCAAAGTGAGAGATTATGGAAACCATCTATTTTAAATGGAATTGATATTTTTGAATGGCTAAAAAGTAGAGATAATCAAGAAAGAGTTTCAATTTCTATAACTAGAGAAGAAACACTATATGACTTAAATCAATGGTTAAGAAAACAAAAAGAATTTGGAAATAAGAAAGGAGGTATTTTTTGGAATGTAATTGGTCCTGAAGGAGGTTGGTCCTCTAAAGAAATTGATTTTTTTAATAGAAAAAATATTACCTTTGTTAAACTTTCCGACACTATCTTAAGAACTTCGACAGCTAGTATTAACGCATCATCAATTCTAAATCAGTGGAGAATTGATTTGAAATTAAAGAATTAGATAAATATGGATTTAATTAGAAATCAATTTTTTATAGGTTTTTGCATTAATTTTATTTTGATTTATATATTTTGCAGGATTCCTTTGATGACGAAAAGTGGTTGGGTAAGTGCAGGCATCTTAGGCACAATTTTGTGGGGATGTTTGTCTTGGCAGGGATGGATGTCAGTTGTAATTTATTTATTATTTGGATCCCTCGTTACCAAAATAGGTTTTAAATTTAAAAAAGCACAAGGAATTGCTGAAAAAAGAGGCGGGAGGAGAGGTCCTGAGAATGTATGGGGCTCAGCAGCTACAGGATTATTTCTTGCCATCATGACCAAATTTAATGCTGCCAATGTAGTGATGTTTAAAGTAGGTTTTGCTGCAAGTTTTGCTGCAAAGTTGGCGGATACTTTTGGTAGCGAAATTGGAAAAAGATTTGGTAAAGACACATACTTAATTACTTCACTTAAAAAGGTGGATAGGGGAACTGAGGGAGGAATAAGTATAGAAGGAACATTAGCTAGTGTTCTGGGATCAATATTTATGTCTTTTATAATGCTTCGTCTATCAATTATTTCTACAAAATATCATTTTATAGTAGTTGTAGTTTCTGGATTCTTGGCAACACTTTCGGAAAGTATTATTGGTGCTAAATTTCAAAACAAATATAAATTAAGTAATGAATTGGTAAATGCTATTCAGACAAGTATTGCTTCTGTTTTTGCTATCTTTGCTCTTATTTTATATTCATATTTTTTAAATTAATAATTTTTGGAAAGACCTAAGATCCCTTCCATTTTGTAAGAATCTCCCAGCTTTTAAGTCTTTGGAAAAGCCAGAAATGACCTTCGGAATTTAGATGAATTCCATCATGCGTAATCCAATTTTTACTCCTTTTATCAGAGTACATTTCTCTAAAAGTAGGAAGAAATGGGACATTCTGATTGAGGCATACTTCCTCCATTCTCCTTTCATAAGAATTACAAAAATCATTTGAGTACCATAGACATCCTGCGAACGGCATTTTGCTTTCGTCAACTGGTGTCAAACCAATAACAAATAAATTTGTTTGAGAGTTCATTTCATTAATTAGCCTCTCTAATCCATATTCAAATCCATCTATATCTAATTGATGTCTTCCATTTATCTGACCAATTGCTGCAGTGTCGTTAAGACCTACATTTAGTAGGATTGCTTTAGGTTTATTTCTTCTCGTTTCTCCTCTAGATGACCATTCTTTTTCCCATCTAGATGAAACTTTTTCTATCCCATCTCCCCTAACGCCAAGTTGATAAATAACTGGCCCATTTTGGTTATTACCCCAATCTTTTCTAAGCCTCTCACACCATCCACCACCCTCATTATCTCCCCATCCATAAACTGAGCTATCTCCAATTACAACAAGCTGTTTTGGTAAACTAATCACTATCACCGAAAAAAATAATTACTTGATTTAACAAATTATTCTTACAAATCAAGTTAAACTATTTTTGATTTTACCATTTATTAATTCTCCAACTATTGCGATGGAGCTATAAGCTATCAAAACTATGGTTACTTCTTGCCATGCGAAGGAACTTAGTGATTCTTGCAATTGCCAACCTAGACCAACACTTCCAATAACCCCAACAATTGCAGTTTCCCTAATAATGATGTCAGATCTATAAGCGCAATATGCTAAGTAACTTTTTGCTTGTTGAGAAAATAAACCTAAAAGCCAACTAGTCTTTTTTGATATTCCTAGAGATTTCATTGCAATATAATTTCTCTTGTCTTGGCTATCTAGATTTGTAAAAAGTAATTTGCTAGTAATACCAGCGTTGTGGAGACCTAATGTTAAAGCTGCTAAAGATAAAGAAGGATTATTAAAAGTTAATAGAGTTAGAAGTATTACAGGTGTAGGTATTAAACGTAATAAAAATGCAAAAATTTTTATAAAAATTTTAGAACTATTGTTGTTAAAAATTCCTATTACTAATGGAGGTAAACTAATTGCGATTCCTGTTGATAAAAGACTTAAAATTATTGTTTCTAATGTAAGTTTTAAGAAATCAAATAATCCTAAATCTGAGCTTGATTTAAAAAGAGAACTAACGTAATTAAAATTTTCAAAATTATTATTAAAAATAAAATAAAGAAAATATGAAAAAGAAAATAAAATTGTTATGAAAAAAACTGCAATAAAAAAAATAGATAGGATTTTATTTGTGGTATTTAATTTTATTTTTTTGAATATTAATCCAGAAAGAATAATCAAAATTGCTAAGGACCATAAATAAGTCCATAACTCTCTAAAATTCAAAGTTTGGAAAGATAAAAAAATACTGGTACCTATTCCTCCAATACCAAAAATTCCTAAAATCACAGTACTTCTTATTGAGCACTCTAATCGATATAAACCAAAGTTTTTAAATGTATTTATTATTGGATTCCATATTAAAGTTAGTAAAGAAGAAAATTTAGGTGCATTTATTTGATTTATAGATTCAAAACTTTTGTAGTCAATAGTTTCTAATTGTTCAGCAAAAACTTTTGAATTTACAGCAATATAAGGTATACATATAGCTATTATTCCTATCGAAAAATTTATTCCATATATTTGCATTAATATTATTCCCCAAACCACTTCGTGGATAGATCTAATTATTGTTAGAAAAAACCTTATTATGCGGTAGAAAAAATTTGGAATATTAAAGATTTTATAAAAAATATTTGAGGAAATTATTCCAAAAATTGCTCCAAAAATAATACTTACTAACCAACTAAAAAAACCAATAAAAATAGTTTCATTTAATCGCTTAATTACGGTAATAAAAATTTCATTATCGATCTTGGGATTAAATGCAGAAATTAAGAATTCTTGGAATAATTTAAATCCTCCAAAATGAATATTGTTTATTAATTGATACCCTAGAGGGATGCATACCAAAATTGGAAGAAAAGATAATGAGGTATAGTTTAATTTTAATTTGTTCAACTAATTAATATATTTTCTCTAAATGAATCTTCTTTAAGTTATTTCTTTTGATATTGAAAAAAATTTTACCATCCCTTATTCCAATAACTTTATCGAAATCGTTCAGCAAATCTAATCTATGTAATGCAACTAATGCCGTCTTTGGGGATTTTTTTGTATTATTTTTATCGACACTTTCTAGCATTAGGTTTTTAATTATTGTTATCAATTTGGGATCTAGATTATTAAAAGGCTCATCTGCAAGTAATATATTTGATTCTTGAATTAATGATCTAGCTATAGCCACCCTTTGTTTTTGCCCCCCAGATAGTTTTCTGATTTTTTTGTCGTAAATAGAGTTATGAAGCCTACATAATTTCATATATTTATGCGCCTTCTTAAAAGAACTTATATTTAGTAAATTTTTAAAAGCGAAATAAAAACTGTTTTCCGCTAGTAGTCCACAATTAACATTTTGTTCTGCAGAGAGATCTTCTATTAATCTTAAATCTTGCCATATAGTTGTTATTTTACTTTTCTGCTTTCTATCTAATTCCTCGAAACTTTCATTGAATAATTTAACCTCACCTTGAGTTGGCTTTATAGTGCCATTAAGTACTGATATAAGTGTAGTTTTTCCTGAACCGCTTTTACCTAAAAGTGCAATTTTTTCCCCAGAATTTATTTTTAAATTTATTTTATTTAGGATCAGATCATTTTTGTATTTATAAGATATATTTTCTAATTCTAAGACAGTATTATTCATCTAATTTTATTTAATTTCCTCCCGATTTCCTCTATATTTTTATATTGTTTTGCTTCTGCCTTTGTAAATCTTTTTGCATTGAACATATCTAATATCTGTTTATGTGATTTTTGCTTTATGTCTAAATTTAGAATTACTGATTTAAGTTTTTTTGTAAACCCTTCCCCGAATCTATTTTCAAGATCCCCTTGAGCTATCCAATGATAGTCAACATATTCTGGGGTGATCCAGAATAATTCTAAATTACTTGTTCTTTTGGGATTATTTTTAAGATTGTTTTCCCAAACCTGTTTATTTAAAGCTCCTGCATCAAATGCCCCACTATTAACTAAAGCTATAGTGGCATCATGACTCCCACTAAAACCTGCTTTTTTTCCTTTAAAATGTTTAATTTCTACCCCTGCTTGATTTAAAAAATATTCTGGCATTAATCTTCCAGAAGTTGAGTTTTCAGAGCCAAAAGTAAATCTTAAATTCTTTAGTTTTTTAAGTCCTTTAATGTTTGAAATTGAGTTAAGTTCTAAATTTTTGTTTACTATAAAAACACTTTTAAATTCCTTATCGATATCTCTTTGAGCTAAGACAATTGAATTAGGTGTTTGTAATCTTGCTTGAACTCCTGATAAACCGCCAAACCAAACTAAATCTAAATCTTTAGTTCTAAATCCAGTTACTGCTGCAACATAATTAATAACAGGAATGTATTTAACTTCTACATCAAGTTGTTTGGATAATTCTTTTGAAAATAAATTAAATCTTTTGTCCAAAACATCTTGGTTTTGATCAGGTATTGCTCCAACTTTTAAAACTTTGGGATTTGAAAATACAGGTGATGAAAAAACAGAAAATAATAGAGATGAACTTAGTAGGAAATTCTTTAAATTAAACATAACTTATTTAAATTAATAGTATTCAGAGATTGCTTTTTCAAGCCTTTGTAGTCCATCTGTTATTTTAATCTCTGAAGCTGCACAAGATATTCTTATACATTGATCAGCTCCAAAAGCTTTTCCAGGTACAACAACTAATCCGTAATCTTGAAGAGCTTTATTGCAGAAATCAACAGAAGTAATTGAGGAGTTGGGTAATTTTGGAAATGCGTAAAATGCTCCGTTAGGTTCTTCAATATAAATCCCATTTATATTATTAAGGCCCTCATAGAGAAGTCTTCTTCTTTGATCATAATGGCTATTTATCATTGAGAAAAACTCATTATTAATTTTTAAAGCCTCTAAAGCACCTTTTTGAACAAAAGAGCAAACATTACTTGTACTTTGACTTTGTAATGCTGAGGATGCTTTGATTACATCTTTGGGACCTACTAAATAACCTATCCTCCAGCCAGTCATAGCCCATCCTTTCGCAAACCCATTTATTATAAAAATTCTATCTTTTAAGTCATTTGCTAATGAAGATAAACTGTAGTGTTTAAATTCTTTTTTAAGGATTAGTTCGTAAATCTCATCAGAAAGAATATTGATATTTGGATTTTCTCTAGCTAAATCGGCAATTTGTAATAATTCTTCCTTTGACATAACTCTTCCAGTAGGGTTATTAGGAGAATTGATAATTATAAATTTAGTTTTTGAAGAGATTTTAGACTTCAAATCTTCTATATTTATTTTGAATCCATCTTCTGCAGAAGAATTTGTAAAAATTGGCTTCCCACCCGCCAATCTAACCATCTGGGGATAACTTAACCAATGTGGAGAAGGGATAATAACTTCGTCTCCAGTATTTAACAATACTTGGAAAAGATTATATATTGCTTGCTTAGCACCATTTGTGACCATTACATTTTCAAATTCATAATTTAAATCGTTTTGAATTTGAAGTTTATTTGCAATTGCTTTTCGGAGATCTAAATTCCCCGCTGCGGGCCCGTACTTTGTAAATCCATCAAATATAGCTTTACTTGTAGCCTCTATAACTTCTTTTGGGGCATCAAAATCAGGTTCACCTGCACTTAAATTGCAAATATCTACTCCTTCTGCAGATAATTGATTTGCTTTAGCACTTATCTGCAATGTAAGAGAAGGCTCAATTGAAAGTGCCCGATCAGATAAATTAACTTGACTCATTGACTTATGACTTTTCAAATATGACTTTTAATAATGACAAATGCATAAATTAAGAATAAATAAAACTATCACACTATGGTTTAATTTAGTTCATTTTCTTAATCTATTTTATTTTCATGTTTTGAGTTCTTAAGATAAAAATATTTAAAGTTTTATTTTCGGTGAAAAGGTTAGTAATTGGGAGAGGAAGTGTATTTGCAGATTTGTTAGTAATTGGTGAGGCTCCTGGAGCCCAGGAAGATTTAGAAGGAAAACCTTATGTAGGTAAATCTGGTAAGTTATTAAACCAATTATTAATAAAAGCAGGGATTGACTATAAGCAGGATGTTTATTTTTGTAATGTAATTAAATGTCGTCCACCAAATAATAGAAAACCCACTGCTAGAGAAATTAATATTCATAAACCTTGGTTATTACAGCAAATAAAGTTAGTCGATCCAAAATTTATATTACTTACTGGTTCTACTGCTATGAGAGCTATTTTAGAAGTTAAAGATCCTATAAGTAATTTAAGAGGTCAATGGATTAAAAAAGATGGGAGAGAAATTATGGTAATTTTTCATCCATCTTATTTGTTGAGATTTCCTTCAAAAGAAATCAATAAACCTTACCATCTAACTTTGAAAGACCTAGAGAATGTAAGTGGTAAACTATATGCCGTATAATTTAGTGAAATCCTTTTTGAATATCAAGAATTTTAATGTCATTAACTCAATCTAAAGAGGTTAATAGTCTCTCCAAAAGATATTCAACTCATATTGAGAGAAGGATAACTAGAACAGTAATGGTGGGTGATATAGCTATTGGAAGTGATTATCCAGTAAGAGTTCAATCGATGATAAATGAAGATACTATGGATGTCGAAAATGCTTACTTAGCTATCAAAAGACTTCATAATGTGGGTTGTGAAATAGTAAGGTTAACTGTCCCTTCCTTAGCACATGCCAAAGCAGTAGGAGATATAAAGGCAAAATTACTAGAAAATAATATCAATACCCCCTTGGTGGCTGATGTTCACCATAATGGTATGAAAATTGCAATGGAAGTTGCAAAACATGTTGATAAAGTAAGAATTAATCCTGGATTGTTTGTTTTTGAAAAATCAGACCCTACAAGAACTGAATATACAGATGAGGAATTTGAAACTATTAAGCAAACAATACTTAAAAGATTTACCCCTTTAGTTGAAGTTTTAAAGGCTGAAAACAAAGCTCTAAGGATTGGAGTTAATCATGGGTCTCTATCTGAGAGGATGCTTTTTACTTATGGAGATACGCCATTAGGAATGACAGAATCTGCGATGGAGTTCGTCAAAATTTGTGATGAGCTTGATTTCCATAACATAATTATTTCTATGAAAGCTTCTAGGGCTCCGGTCATGATGGCAGCTTACAGAATGATTGCAGATAGGCTTGACTCGGAAGGATATAACTATCCCTTACATTTGGGAGTGACCGAAGCTGGTGATGGTGATTATGGAAGGATTAAAAGTACTGCTGGAATTGGAACGCTTTTAGCAGAGGGATTAGGAGATACCATAAGGGTTTCCTTAACAGAAGCTCCAGAAAAGGAAATACCAGTGTGCTATTCAATTTTGCAATCTTTAGGATTAAGAAAAACAATGGTTGAATACATCAGTTGCCCTAGTTGTGGTAGAACACTTTTCAATCTAGAAGAAGTCGTAGATAAAGTTAGGAACGCCACTTCACATTTAACGGGTCTAGATATAGCGATAATGGGATGTATTGTTAATGGGCCAGGAGAAATGGCAGATGCTGATTATGGCTATGTTGGGAAAGGTAAAGGAACTATTGCCTTATATAGAAGGAAAGAAGAGATAAAAAGAGTACCTGAAGATGAGGGTGTTAATGCTTTAATCCAACTTATTAAGGATGATGGGAAGTGGATTGATCCTTAATTAAGGATTTGTCAAATTTTTGAATTATAAATAAATTCTTTTTATAATAAAAAATATCGAATTATTTGAAGATAAGAAAATTGCTTAAAAAAAAATATATATTTCTGTTTGCGACATCCTTTTCTGGGTTATTTTTAAATAATTTTGCAGAGGCAACAGTTTTAAATCATAGTTATAAAGAAGTAATTGATCATGTTTGGCAAATTGTATATAGAGATTTTCTTGATTCAAACGGCAAATTTCAAAAGTCCAATTGGATTAATCTAAGAAAAGAAGTTTTATCAAAAACATATTCAGACAGCAATGAAGCTTATGATGCGATTAGAGATATGCTTTCTAATTTAGATGATTCTTATACAAGATTTTTAGAACCTAAGGAATTTAATCAAATGAGAATTGATACCTCTGGCGAATTAACTGGAGTTGGTATCCAAATAGTTAAAGATAAAGAATCTGATGATTTAATAATTATTTCTCCCATAGAGGGCACCCCTGCATTTGATGCTGGAATTAAAGCTAGAGATAAAATATTATCCATAGATGATATTTCTACTGAAGGTATGAATATTGAGGATGCAGTGAAATTAATAAGAGGACAAAGAGGTACTAAAGTAAAGCTTGAAATTCTTAGAGGTTCTCAATCCTTTTTTAAGACTTTATCAAGAGAAAAAATTGAAATAAAATCTGTATCAAGTAAAGTCAATCAAACCAAAAATGGCTTATCAATTGGCTATGTAAGAATTAAACAATTTAATGCAAATGCATCCAAAGAAACTAGAGATGCTATTAAGGATTTAGAAACAAAAAAAGTCGCAGGATATGTTCTTGACTTGAGAAGTAATCCTGGAGGTTTATTAGAATCAAGTATTGATATCTCAAGGCACTTCATTAACAAAGGAGTAATAGTAAGTACAGTAAGTAAAGATGGTTTAAAAGAAACAAAAAAAGGAAATGGTCAAGCTCTAACAAAAAAGCCCTTAGTTGTCTTAGTTAATGAGGGTTCTGCTAGTGCTAGTGAAATAGTTTCTGGTGCAATAAAAGATAACAAAAGAGGAAAATTAGTTGGGAAGAAAACATTCGGTAAAGGTCTAGTTCAATCCATGAGAACTTTAGTTGATGGTTCAGGTCTAACTGTTACAGTCGCTAAGTATTTAACTCCGAACGGCACTGATATAAACAAATCTGGAATTATTCCAGACATAGAAGTAAGAATGAATATAAACCCTATACTTCAAAGAGAGATAGGGACTAGAAAAGATAAACAATATAGAGCTGGTGAAAAAGAGCTAATAAATATAATTAATAGAAAGAATCAGATAAGCGAATTTAATCCAGACACTACAAACCTTAATGCATTCCTAAAAATTAATAAGGAAGATAAAGTATTTTCATTAAATTAATTACTCATGTCCAACATTCTCTTTATTGGCACATAAGCTCTTCTTATTATTTCTGGGTCTAGTTCAATAGATGGGGAATTATTTTTCAAACAATCAAGAATTTTTTCTAAAGTATTTAATTTCATATATGGACACTCGTTACATTTACAACCTTCTACATCGGGAACTTCAATAAAAATTTTATTAGGTTCTTTCTTTTTCATTTGATGAATTATTCCAGGTTCAGTTAGTACCATGTAAGTTTTAGATGGATCTTTACTTACGAAATCAAGCAGCTTACTTGTTGATCCAATAAAGTCTGAGAGAATTAGTAAATTTTGACTACATTCAGGATGAGCAATTACTTTTGATCCTGGATTTTGATATTTTAATTTTAGAAGTGCTTCTTCACTAAATGATTCATGAACAATGCAGCTGCCAGGCCATAATTTAAGATCTCTTCCTGAATTTTTCTGTACCCATCTCCCAAGGTTCTGATCTGGCGCAAATATTATCTTTTTATCTTCAGGTATCTTTTTAATTAATGAGACTGCATTACTGCTTGTACATATCAGATCACTTTGAGCTTTTACTTCTGCAGTGCAATTTATGTAACTTACGACATAGTGATCTGGATTTTCTTCCCTGAATTTTTGAAATTTATCTGAAGGACAATCGTCTGCTAATGAGCATCCTGCGTCAATATCTGGTAATAGGACTGTTTTATTAGGGCTAAGTATTTTTGCGGTTTCGGCCATAAAGTGCACACCGCAAAAAATTATTATATCTGCGTCATTATTTGCAGCTTTCCTAGATAGATCTAATGAATCGCCAATAAAATCTGCAATTTCCTGAATCTCTGGAGCTTGATAATAGTGCGCAAGAATAATTGCATTGGCTTTTCCGCAACGCTCCTTTATTTCAGAAATCAAATCCTCTTCGTTTTGAACTGATTTCTGTTTTGCAGTAGAAGTTATACTGGTCAGGATTTAGAATATCTCTAAATAGATTATATGCCTTTAAACAGAAAAAATTCTGACAAATTTAAAAATTGCTATTGTTGGCGACTGTCATGGTCAATGGTCTGAATTAGACTTGAAAGTCTTATCGATTATCAAACCAAATATTGTTTTATTTGTTGGTGATATTTCTGATGGAAATGTCAAAATAATTAAAAAAATCAATGAGATCAAAATTCCTACTTTTGTTATTTTAGGAAATCATGATAGAGGGAAAGATTCTACAGGCGAAACTCTCTCAAAGCAGATACGTGTTCTTGGTGAAAAATATTGTGCATGGGATTTGAAAGTTTTTAATAATCAAATAAATTTATTGTCTGCTAGACCATGTAGTTCTGGCGGCGGCTATTATCTTTCAAAAGAAGTTAAAGGCGTTTATGGACCTATAACCGAACAAGATTCAATAAATAAAATTATCAAATGTTCAGAAAAGACTATTGAAGAAATACCTCTAATAATTATGTCTCATGCTGGTCCTTCGGGTTTAGGTTCAGAACCTAAAAGCATTTGTGGGAAAGACTGGAAATTACCCTCTTTAGATTGGGGAGATAGAGATTTGTCTGCTGCTATTTCAAACATACAAAAGAGAAGAAAAGTTGATCTTGTAATTTTTGGTCATATGCACAACCGGCTTAAAAGAAATCTTGGTTTAAGAGAGATGTTTAGAATTGATAGCAAAGGAACAATTTATTTCAACACTGCTGTAGTACCAAGATATAAAACTGATGAAGATGGGAAATTGCTAATTAACTTTTCATGGATTGAGTTTAAAAATAAGGAATTAAGGCATGTTTCTCATCGATGGTATTCAGAGTCTGGTGAAATTCGTGAAGAAGATAAATTTATTTAGGATTAAATATCTCTGATCATATTTTAAGTATTATTGGGCT
This window contains:
- a CDS encoding TIGR04168 family protein, whose product is MKVLSIIKPNIVLFVGDISDGNVKIIKKINEIKIPTFVILGNHDRGKDSTGETLSKQIRVLGEKYCAWDLKVFNNQINLLSARPCSSGGGYYLSKEVKGVYGPITEQDSINKIIKCSEKTIEEIPLIIMSHAGPSGLGSEPKSICGKDWKLPSLDWGDRDLSAAISNIQKRRKVDLVIFGHMHNRLKRNLGLREMFRIDSKGTIYFNTAVVPRYKTDEDGKLLINFSWIEFKNKELRHVSHRWYSESGEIREEDKFI
- the nadA gene encoding quinolinate synthase NadA codes for the protein MTSTAKQKSVQNEEDLISEIKERCGKANAIILAHYYQAPEIQEIADFIGDSLDLSRKAANNDADIIIFCGVHFMAETAKILSPNKTVLLPDIDAGCSLADDCPSDKFQKFREENPDHYVVSYINCTAEVKAQSDLICTSSNAVSLIKKIPEDKKIIFAPDQNLGRWVQKNSGRDLKLWPGSCIVHESFSEEALLKLKYQNPGSKVIAHPECSQNLLILSDFIGSTSKLLDFVSKDPSKTYMVLTEPGIIHQMKKKEPNKIFIEVPDVEGCKCNECPYMKLNTLEKILDCLKNNSPSIELDPEIIRRAYVPIKRMLDMSN